A genome region from Synchiropus splendidus isolate RoL2022-P1 chromosome 5, RoL_Sspl_1.0, whole genome shotgun sequence includes the following:
- the spag9b gene encoding C-Jun-amino-terminal kinase-interacting protein 4 isoform X2 translates to MELDEVILYQDDSGNSTMMSERVSGLASSIYREFERLIEKYDEDVVKELMPLVVAVLENLDSVCAVNQEHEVELELLKEDNEQLVTQYEREKALRKHAEEKYIVFEDSQEGEKKDLQSRLMLLESNTRQLELRAKNHVDQISRLEERETELKKEYNTLHQRHTEMIHSYMEHLERTKHQHVPTTGEPIDTSSSGRMRKERPISMGLFQLPGNDGVISESGRDSGETPSEPWRFNNNSHPQSNTSLKDELVNANRRSSNSSTNHGTPARSGIPTSVKSSIPNSKSPLSHGIVSSGTSAGCNQDKHLDTATPSNAAALDVAMASVDMPLREQGDSEVISKNLDSSCGNLESSRNISVSQEGLQEAAEKSEVQVIIESTPELDMDLEGCRGTSTPTKGGIENLAFDRNTDSLFEELSSAGNDLIGDVDEGADLLGMGREVEHLIQENAQLLETKNALNVVKNDLIAKVDELSCEKEGLQGELDAVTQAKTNLEEKNKELEEELKKVRAELDETKQKSKVVNDDDSDVPTAQRKRFTRVEMARVLMERNQYKERLMELQEAVRWTEMIRASKENPALPEKKKSSLWQFFSRLFSSSGGGAKKPAVEAPVNVKYNAPTSQIQPSVKKKSSTLQQLPSDKSKAFDFLNEEVAADNVVSRREQKRAQYQQVKAHVQKEDGRVQAYGWSLPKKYKANGGDSKMKNLPVPVFLRPLDEKDASMKLWCAAGVNLSGGKTRDGGSIVGASVFYSDVSTPVSPKRKIGSQSSLDKLDQELKEQQKELQHQDEMSSLVWICTSTKSTTKAVVIDANQPGNILESFFVCDSHVLCITSVPGARETDYPIGEETSSNSEEGPVEDSSSTANASSSAGDDSVLGGITVVGCAAGEAATDADREALSRPAEEATEATEASDVPADQRATKREAFTDHVFADPLGAQQTPETHEGYSQRESDLVKDGVSSNPAAEDQDLMREEAQKMSSVLPTMWLGAQNGCIYVHSSVAQWKKCLHSIKMKDSVLGIVHVKGRVLAGLSDGTLAVFHRGADGQWDLSNYHLIDTGRPHHSIRCMTVVHDKVWCGYRNKICVVQPKAMKIQKSFDAHPRKDSQVRQLAWDGDGIWVSIRLDSTLRLFHAHTFQHLQDVDIEPYVSKMLGTGKLGFSFVRITALMVSCRRLWIGTGNGVIISIPLTESNAATKGAANNPKGGVCVYGDDSGDKVKAGTVIPYCSMSHAQLCFHGHRDAVKFFTAVPGLAAATVSSSGEAAGEKTEDASSVESAMLVMSGGEGYIDFRMGDEEGDTEEGSNPTLTLQPSVAKAERSHLIVWQILADI, encoded by the exons ATGGAGCTGGACGAAGTAATACTTTATCAGGACGACTCGGGCAATTCGACTATGATGTCCGAGCGGGTGTCCGGGCTGGCCAGCTCGATATACCGCGAGTTTGAGCGGCTCATCGAGAAGTACGACGAGGACGTAGTGAAAGAACTGATGCCGCTCGTGGTGGCTGTGCTGGAGAACTTGGACTCGGTGTGTGctgtcaaccaggagcacgaagtggagctggagctgctgaaggaagACAACGAGCAGCTGGTTACTCAGTATGAACGAGAGAAAGCGCTGAGGAAACACGCAGAAGAG AAATATATCGTCTTCGAAGACTCCCAGGAGGGCGAGAAGAAAGATCTCCAGTCTCGATTGATGCTATTGGAGTCAAACACACGTCAATTAGAGCTGCGTGCTAAAAACCACGTGGATCAAA TAAGCAGAttggaggagagagaaacagagctCAAGAAGGAGTACAATACTCTTCATCAGAGACATACAGAG ATGATCCACAGCTACATGGAACATTTGGAGCGAACAAAACACCAGCATGTTCCAACAACAGGAGAACCAATCGATACAAGCTCATCAGGCAGAATGCG GAAGGAGCGCCCCATCTCAATGGGTTTGTTCCAGCTTCCTGGGAATGATGGTGTGATATCAGAGTCTGGCAGAGATTCCGGGGAGACTCCTTCTGAACCTTGGAGattcaacaacaacagccaTCCTCAGTCCAACACCAGTCTAAAG GATGAACTTGTAAATGCAAATCGAAGAAGCTCCAACTCAAGCACCAACCATGGAACTCCAGCCAGATCCGGCATCCCCACATCTGTCAAATCGAGCATTCCCAATTCTAAATCCCCACTGTCACATGGTATAGTATCCTCTGGTACTAGTGCAGGATGCAACCAGGACAAGCACTTGGACACTGCTACACCTTCAAATGCTGCTGCCTTGGATGTTGCTATGGCATCTGTGGACATGCCTCTGCGGGAACAGGGGGATTCAGAAGTAATCAGCAAGAACTTGGACTCCAGCTGTGGTAATCTGGAAAGCAGCAGAAACATATCTGTGTCACAAGAAGGGCTGCAGG AGGCTGCAGAGAAGTCAGAAGTCCAGGTCATTATTGAGTCAACCCCTGAACTGGACATGGACCTTGAAGGCTGTAGAGGAACAAG CACACCAACCAAAGGTGGAATAGAGAATTTAGCCTTCGACCGGAACACTGACTCTCTGTTCGAGGAGCTATCGTCAGCAGGAAATGACCTCATAGGCGATGTGGATGAAGGAGCGGACCTACTAG GAATGGGTCGTGAAGTGGAACATCTAATCCAAGAGAATGCCCAGCTACTGGAAACTAA AAACGCTTTGAATGTAGTGAAGAATGACCTGATTGCTAAAGTGGACGAGCTGTCCTGTGAGAAAGAAGGCCTGCAGGGAGAACTTGATGCTGTCACTCAGGCCAAGACCAACTTGGAAGAGAAGAACAAAGAGTTAGAGGAAGAACTTAAAAA GGTTCGAGCGGAACTTGACGAGACTAAACAGAAGTCAAAAGTTGTAAATGATGACGAT AGCGACGTTCCTACAGCGCAAAGGAAACGCTTCACCCGAGTGGAGATGGCCCGAGTCCTGATGGAAAGGAACCAATACAAGGAGAGACTAATGGAGCTACAAGAAGCTGTCCGATGGACTGAGATGATCCG CGCATCAAAGGAGAACCCGGCTCTGCCAGAGAAGAAGAAATCCAGCCTTTGGCAGTT TTTCAGCCGTTTATTCAGCTCGTCTGGTGGTGGGGCCAAGAAGCCTGCAGTGGAGGCGCCAGTCAACGTCAAGTACAACGCTCCCACGTCGCAAATCCAACCGTCAGtcaagaagaagagcagcaccCTGCAGCAGCTGCCGAGCGACAAGAGCAAGGCATTTGATTTCCTCAATGAGGA AGTGGCTGCAGACAATGTGGTGTCCAGGAGGGAGCAGAAGAGGGCCCAGTACCAGCAGGTGAAGGCCCACGTCCAGAAAGAAGATGGAAGGGTTCAAGCGTATGGCTGGAGTCTCCCCAAAAAGTACAAG GCCAACGGTGGCGACAGTAAGATGAAGAATCTACCTGTTCCTGTATTTCTTAGACCACTGGATGAGAAAGATGCTTCTATGAAG CTGTGGTGTGCTGCTGGTGTGAATCTCTCGGGAGGTAAAACCAGAGATGGAGGGTCCATAGTAGGAGCCAGTGTGTTTTACAGTGATGTGTCCACTCCAGTGAGTCCCAAAAGGAAAATTGGCTCTCAGAGCAGTCTGGATAAACTGGACCAAGAACTCAAG gagcagcagaaggagCTGCAGCACCAAGACGAAATGTCATCCCTGGTCTGGATTTGCACCAGCACAAAGTCCACAACTAAAGCTGTGGTCATTGATGCCAACCAGCCCGGGAACATTTTGGAGAGCTTCTTTGTTTGCGACTCTCATGTCCTCTGCATCACTAGTGTTCCTG GTGCAAGAGAAACAGACTATCCAATTGGAGAAGAAACTTCTTCAAACTCTGAGGAAGGACCAGTggaagacagcagcagcacggCCAACGCCAGCAGCTCTGCTGGTGATGACAGTGTTCTTGGTGGCATTACGGTTGTGGGCTGTGCAGCTGGAGAAGCAGCCACTGATGCAGACAGAGAAGCAT TGTCTAGACCAGCAGAGGAGGCCACTGAGGCAACAGAGGCCAGCGACGTGCCTGCAGATCAGAGAGCAACCAAGAGAGAGGCCTTCACTGATCATGTTTTTGCTGATCCCCTGGGTGCTCAGCAAACCCCAGAGACACATGAGGGCTACTCTCAGAG GGAGAGTGACCTTGTTAAAGATGGCGTGAGTTCAAACCCTGCAGCTGAGGATCAGGATCTGATGAGAGAGGAGGCTCAGAAGATGAGCAGTGTTTTACCCACCATGTGGCTTGGAGCACAGAACGGATG CATCTACGTCCACTCGTCCGTGGCTCAGTGGAAAAAGTGTCTCCACTCCATCAAGATGAAGGATTCAGTCCTCGGCATTGT ACATGTGAAGGGCAGGGTTCTGGCTGGACTCTCAGATGGCACACTAGCTGTGTTCCACAGAGGAGCTG ATGGCCAGTGGGACCTCAGCAACTACCATTTGATTGACACGGGGAGACCCCATCACTCCATACGCTGCATGACAGTTGTCCACGACAAGGTGTGGTGCGGCTACAGGAACAAGATCTGTGTGGTGCAGCCCAAAGCCATGAAGATACAG AAGTCCTTTGACGCACATCCTCGTAAAGACAGCCAGGTGCGACAGCTAGCCTGGGACGGCGATGGGATCTGGGTGTCCATCAGGTTGGACTCCACGCTAAGACTCTTCCATGCACACACCTTCCAGCACCTGCAGGATGTGGACATCGAACCTTATGTCAGCAAGATGCTTG GAACTGGGAAACTGGGCTTCTCTTTCGTCCGGATCACTGCCCTGATGGTGTCATGTAGACGCCTGTGGATCGGCACTGGAAATGGAGTCATCATCTCCATCCCTCTCACAGAGT CCAATGCAGCTACCAAAGGAGCAGCAAACAATCCCAAAGGTGGGGTGTGTGTCTACGGCGACGACAGCGGCGACAAAGTAAAAGCGGGCACGGTCATCCCATACTGCTCCATGTCCCACGCTCAGCTGTGCTTCCACGGCCACAGAGATGCTGTGAAGTTTTTCACAGCTGTGCCAG GTCTCGCTGCTGCCACTGTGTCGAGCAGTGGTGAGGCAGCCGGAGAAAAGACTGAGGATGCGTCGTCTGTGGAGAGCGCCATGCTGGTGATGAGTGGCGGAGAAGGCTACATCGACTTCAGGATGG GTGATGAGGAGGGCGACACAGAGGAAGGCAGCAACCCAACTCTGACCCTGCAGCCTTCAGTGGCTAAAGCTGAACGCAGTCACCTTATCGTCTGGCAGATCCTGGCTGACATCTGA
- the spag9b gene encoding C-Jun-amino-terminal kinase-interacting protein 4 isoform X3 yields the protein MELDEVILYQDDSGNSTMMSERVSGLASSIYREFERLIEKYDEDVVKELMPLVVAVLENLDSVCAVNQEHEVELELLKEDNEQLVTQYEREKALRKHAEEKYIVFEDSQEGEKKDLQSRLMLLESNTRQLELRAKNHVDQISRLEERETELKKEYNTLHQRHTEMIHSYMEHLERTKHQHVPTTGEPIDTSSSGRMRKERPISMGLFQLPGNDGVISESGRDSGETPSEPWRFNNNSHPQSNTSLKDELVNANRRSSNSSTNHGTPARSGIPTSVKSSIPNSKSPLSHGIVSSGTSAGCNQDKHLDTATPSNAAALDVAMASVDMPLREQGDSEVISKNLDSSCGNLESSRNISVSQEGLQEAAEKSEVQVIIESTPELDMDLEGCRGTSTPTKGGIENLAFDRNTDSLFEELSSAGNDLIGDVDEGADLLGMGREVEHLIQENAQLLETKNALNVVKNDLIAKVDELSCEKEGLQGELDAVTQAKTNLEEKNKELEEELKKVRAELDETKQKSKVVNDDDSDVPTAQRKRFTRVEMARVLMERNQYKERLMELQEAVRWTEMIRASKENPALPEKKKSSLWHFSRLFSSSGGGAKKPAVEAPVNVKYNAPTSQIQPSVKKKSSTLQQLPSDKSKAFDFLNEEVAADNVVSRREQKRAQYQQVKAHVQKEDGRVQAYGWSLPKKYKANGGDSKMKNLPVPVFLRPLDEKDASMKLWCAAGVNLSGGKTRDGGSIVGASVFYSDVSTPVSPKRKIGSQSSLDKLDQELKEQQKELQHQDEMSSLVWICTSTKSTTKAVVIDANQPGNILESFFVCDSHVLCITSVPGARETDYPIGEETSSNSEEGPVEDSSSTANASSSAGDDSVLGGITVVGCAAGEAATDADREALSRPAEEATEATEASDVPADQRATKREAFTDHVFADPLGAQQTPETHEGYSQRESDLVKDGVSSNPAAEDQDLMREEAQKMSSVLPTMWLGAQNGCIYVHSSVAQWKKCLHSIKMKDSVLGIVHVKGRVLAGLSDGTLAVFHRGADGQWDLSNYHLIDTGRPHHSIRCMTVVHDKVWCGYRNKICVVQPKAMKIQKSFDAHPRKDSQVRQLAWDGDGIWVSIRLDSTLRLFHAHTFQHLQDVDIEPYVSKMLGTGKLGFSFVRITALMVSCRRLWIGTGNGVIISIPLTESANAATKGAANNPKGGVCVYGDDSGDKVKAGTVIPYCSMSHAQLCFHGHRDAVKFFTAVPGLAAATVSSSGEAAGEKTEDASSVESAMLVMSGGEGYIDFRMGDEEGDTEEGSNPTLTLQPSVAKAERSHLIVWQILADI from the exons ATGGAGCTGGACGAAGTAATACTTTATCAGGACGACTCGGGCAATTCGACTATGATGTCCGAGCGGGTGTCCGGGCTGGCCAGCTCGATATACCGCGAGTTTGAGCGGCTCATCGAGAAGTACGACGAGGACGTAGTGAAAGAACTGATGCCGCTCGTGGTGGCTGTGCTGGAGAACTTGGACTCGGTGTGTGctgtcaaccaggagcacgaagtggagctggagctgctgaaggaagACAACGAGCAGCTGGTTACTCAGTATGAACGAGAGAAAGCGCTGAGGAAACACGCAGAAGAG AAATATATCGTCTTCGAAGACTCCCAGGAGGGCGAGAAGAAAGATCTCCAGTCTCGATTGATGCTATTGGAGTCAAACACACGTCAATTAGAGCTGCGTGCTAAAAACCACGTGGATCAAA TAAGCAGAttggaggagagagaaacagagctCAAGAAGGAGTACAATACTCTTCATCAGAGACATACAGAG ATGATCCACAGCTACATGGAACATTTGGAGCGAACAAAACACCAGCATGTTCCAACAACAGGAGAACCAATCGATACAAGCTCATCAGGCAGAATGCG GAAGGAGCGCCCCATCTCAATGGGTTTGTTCCAGCTTCCTGGGAATGATGGTGTGATATCAGAGTCTGGCAGAGATTCCGGGGAGACTCCTTCTGAACCTTGGAGattcaacaacaacagccaTCCTCAGTCCAACACCAGTCTAAAG GATGAACTTGTAAATGCAAATCGAAGAAGCTCCAACTCAAGCACCAACCATGGAACTCCAGCCAGATCCGGCATCCCCACATCTGTCAAATCGAGCATTCCCAATTCTAAATCCCCACTGTCACATGGTATAGTATCCTCTGGTACTAGTGCAGGATGCAACCAGGACAAGCACTTGGACACTGCTACACCTTCAAATGCTGCTGCCTTGGATGTTGCTATGGCATCTGTGGACATGCCTCTGCGGGAACAGGGGGATTCAGAAGTAATCAGCAAGAACTTGGACTCCAGCTGTGGTAATCTGGAAAGCAGCAGAAACATATCTGTGTCACAAGAAGGGCTGCAGG AGGCTGCAGAGAAGTCAGAAGTCCAGGTCATTATTGAGTCAACCCCTGAACTGGACATGGACCTTGAAGGCTGTAGAGGAACAAG CACACCAACCAAAGGTGGAATAGAGAATTTAGCCTTCGACCGGAACACTGACTCTCTGTTCGAGGAGCTATCGTCAGCAGGAAATGACCTCATAGGCGATGTGGATGAAGGAGCGGACCTACTAG GAATGGGTCGTGAAGTGGAACATCTAATCCAAGAGAATGCCCAGCTACTGGAAACTAA AAACGCTTTGAATGTAGTGAAGAATGACCTGATTGCTAAAGTGGACGAGCTGTCCTGTGAGAAAGAAGGCCTGCAGGGAGAACTTGATGCTGTCACTCAGGCCAAGACCAACTTGGAAGAGAAGAACAAAGAGTTAGAGGAAGAACTTAAAAA GGTTCGAGCGGAACTTGACGAGACTAAACAGAAGTCAAAAGTTGTAAATGATGACGAT AGCGACGTTCCTACAGCGCAAAGGAAACGCTTCACCCGAGTGGAGATGGCCCGAGTCCTGATGGAAAGGAACCAATACAAGGAGAGACTAATGGAGCTACAAGAAGCTGTCCGATGGACTGAGATGATCCG CGCATCAAAGGAGAACCCGGCTCTGCCAGAGAAGAAGAAATCCAGCCTTTGGCA TTTCAGCCGTTTATTCAGCTCGTCTGGTGGTGGGGCCAAGAAGCCTGCAGTGGAGGCGCCAGTCAACGTCAAGTACAACGCTCCCACGTCGCAAATCCAACCGTCAGtcaagaagaagagcagcaccCTGCAGCAGCTGCCGAGCGACAAGAGCAAGGCATTTGATTTCCTCAATGAGGA AGTGGCTGCAGACAATGTGGTGTCCAGGAGGGAGCAGAAGAGGGCCCAGTACCAGCAGGTGAAGGCCCACGTCCAGAAAGAAGATGGAAGGGTTCAAGCGTATGGCTGGAGTCTCCCCAAAAAGTACAAG GCCAACGGTGGCGACAGTAAGATGAAGAATCTACCTGTTCCTGTATTTCTTAGACCACTGGATGAGAAAGATGCTTCTATGAAG CTGTGGTGTGCTGCTGGTGTGAATCTCTCGGGAGGTAAAACCAGAGATGGAGGGTCCATAGTAGGAGCCAGTGTGTTTTACAGTGATGTGTCCACTCCAGTGAGTCCCAAAAGGAAAATTGGCTCTCAGAGCAGTCTGGATAAACTGGACCAAGAACTCAAG gagcagcagaaggagCTGCAGCACCAAGACGAAATGTCATCCCTGGTCTGGATTTGCACCAGCACAAAGTCCACAACTAAAGCTGTGGTCATTGATGCCAACCAGCCCGGGAACATTTTGGAGAGCTTCTTTGTTTGCGACTCTCATGTCCTCTGCATCACTAGTGTTCCTG GTGCAAGAGAAACAGACTATCCAATTGGAGAAGAAACTTCTTCAAACTCTGAGGAAGGACCAGTggaagacagcagcagcacggCCAACGCCAGCAGCTCTGCTGGTGATGACAGTGTTCTTGGTGGCATTACGGTTGTGGGCTGTGCAGCTGGAGAAGCAGCCACTGATGCAGACAGAGAAGCAT TGTCTAGACCAGCAGAGGAGGCCACTGAGGCAACAGAGGCCAGCGACGTGCCTGCAGATCAGAGAGCAACCAAGAGAGAGGCCTTCACTGATCATGTTTTTGCTGATCCCCTGGGTGCTCAGCAAACCCCAGAGACACATGAGGGCTACTCTCAGAG GGAGAGTGACCTTGTTAAAGATGGCGTGAGTTCAAACCCTGCAGCTGAGGATCAGGATCTGATGAGAGAGGAGGCTCAGAAGATGAGCAGTGTTTTACCCACCATGTGGCTTGGAGCACAGAACGGATG CATCTACGTCCACTCGTCCGTGGCTCAGTGGAAAAAGTGTCTCCACTCCATCAAGATGAAGGATTCAGTCCTCGGCATTGT ACATGTGAAGGGCAGGGTTCTGGCTGGACTCTCAGATGGCACACTAGCTGTGTTCCACAGAGGAGCTG ATGGCCAGTGGGACCTCAGCAACTACCATTTGATTGACACGGGGAGACCCCATCACTCCATACGCTGCATGACAGTTGTCCACGACAAGGTGTGGTGCGGCTACAGGAACAAGATCTGTGTGGTGCAGCCCAAAGCCATGAAGATACAG AAGTCCTTTGACGCACATCCTCGTAAAGACAGCCAGGTGCGACAGCTAGCCTGGGACGGCGATGGGATCTGGGTGTCCATCAGGTTGGACTCCACGCTAAGACTCTTCCATGCACACACCTTCCAGCACCTGCAGGATGTGGACATCGAACCTTATGTCAGCAAGATGCTTG GAACTGGGAAACTGGGCTTCTCTTTCGTCCGGATCACTGCCCTGATGGTGTCATGTAGACGCCTGTGGATCGGCACTGGAAATGGAGTCATCATCTCCATCCCTCTCACAGAGT CAGCCAATGCAGCTACCAAAGGAGCAGCAAACAATCCCAAAGGTGGGGTGTGTGTCTACGGCGACGACAGCGGCGACAAAGTAAAAGCGGGCACGGTCATCCCATACTGCTCCATGTCCCACGCTCAGCTGTGCTTCCACGGCCACAGAGATGCTGTGAAGTTTTTCACAGCTGTGCCAG GTCTCGCTGCTGCCACTGTGTCGAGCAGTGGTGAGGCAGCCGGAGAAAAGACTGAGGATGCGTCGTCTGTGGAGAGCGCCATGCTGGTGATGAGTGGCGGAGAAGGCTACATCGACTTCAGGATGG GTGATGAGGAGGGCGACACAGAGGAAGGCAGCAACCCAACTCTGACCCTGCAGCCTTCAGTGGCTAAAGCTGAACGCAGTCACCTTATCGTCTGGCAGATCCTGGCTGACATCTGA